A stretch of the Apium graveolens cultivar Ventura unplaced genomic scaffold, ASM990537v1 ctg8363, whole genome shotgun sequence genome encodes the following:
- the LOC141704876 gene encoding uncharacterized protein LOC141704876, translating into MNITWDNYLADGIYLSWPTFVKTIPKPQGNKRKYFAATHESIRKDVERAFGVLQSRFAMICGPSRFWDVETMKYIMTTCVILHNMIIDDERESSLEEEHFDSDVEIPVVTRIRNHPNNLREYIQMHQQIRNKPAYFQL; encoded by the coding sequence ATGAATATAACATGGGATAATTATCTTGCTGATGGCATATATCTTTCTTGGCCAACATTTGTAAAAACTATTCCAAAACCTCAAGGTAACAAAAGAAAGTATTTTGCAGCTACACATGAGTCCATTAGAAAAGATGTTGAAAGAGCATTTGGAGTGCTACAATCTCGATTTGCAATGATCTGTGGTCCATCACGATTTTGGGATGTCGAAACAATGAAATATATTATGACTACTTGTGTAATATTGCACAATATGATCATTGACGATGAAAGAGAATCATCCCTCGAAGAAGAACACTTTGATTCGGATGTCGAAATACCAGTTGTTACTCGAATTCGCAATCATCCGAATAATCTACGAGAATACATACAGATGCATCAACAAATTCGAAACAAACCAGCTTATTTTCAATTGTAA
- the LOC141704878 gene encoding F-box/FBD/LRR-repeat protein At1g13570-like — MGMDESSKRKVGRTHIEEDRIIVLPRNVQETILCFMPIRDAVRTSILARNWRNCWTTIPNLVFDEDILSEKSCYIGRSRGLELAALNFVSVISNVLLLHNGPILRFSLCFPGFCDAKIILDCFGQWIPLFSTKGIKQLYLEGLKNVWLPYTPTFGGLTFLKEIVLTDVSTSEQNVFNCPVLEKLILFCCEGLLPINFRAPNLKYLRQMYTKMPSEYSLAGLENIIEFSCMVACDREMPSETSNVVKVFGCLNKISVVCGRTKAFL; from the coding sequence ATGGGAATGGATGAGTCTAGTAAGAGAAAGGTCGGTCGTACTCATATTGAGGAAGATAGGATCATTGTGCTGCCTCGGAATGTACAAGAAACTATCCTTTGTTTTATGCCTATACGAGATGCAGTGAGAACCAGTATCTTGGCGAGGAATTGGAGGAATTGTTGGACTACTATTCCAAATCTTGTTTTTGATGAAGACATCTTAAGTGAAAAGTCATGTTATATTGGCAGATCGCGTGGTCTAGAACTAGCAGCTCTTAATTTTGTTAGTGTGATAAGTAATGTTCTCCTACTCCACAATGGCCCCATTCTCAGATTTTCTCTCTGTTTTCCTGGTTTTTGCGATGCCAAGATAATCCTTGATTGTTTTGGTCAGTGGATTCCGTTATTCTCAACTAAGGGTATCAAGCAACTTTATCTAGAGGGCCTAAAAAATGTTTGGTTACCCTATACACCTACATTTGGAGGATTGACTTTTCTGAAGGAAATCGTTTTAACAGATGTCTCTACTTCAGAACAAAACGTCTTCAATTGCCCTGTGCTTGAGAAGTTGATCTTGTTCTGTTGTGAAGGACTCTTACCTATCAACTTCCGTGCTCCTAATCTCAAATACTTACGTCAGATGTATACCAAAATGCCTTCAGAATATTCCTTAGCTGGGTTAGAAAACATTATAGAATTTTCTTGCATGGTGGCCTGTGATAGGGAAATGCCGTCAGAAACATCCAATGTGGTTAAGGTTTTCGGTTGTTTAAATAAAATTTCGGTTGTTTGCGGAAGAACAAAAGCATTTTTATAA